A part of Melittangium boletus DSM 14713 genomic DNA contains:
- a CDS encoding AbfB domain-containing protein, with amino-acid sequence MTRHFARHVLTPLLMALWVGILSGFVRGPVANAATGDGSPSDSNIRYVGRWDTSNASIARSYWSGAYFRVGFTGTTVQLRLAAAANFFVSIDGGADVAFSGSGTINLTPTPLAAGSHTLRVTSRSEVEVLQFQGLVLSGGATTLAPQARSRRIEFIGDSITAGCCALSKVILSDYAWLVGEALNAEHTQVAYSGICLRNGVACSSPNSLGMSTQFFKLQTVQYPSSPAWDFTRYQPDAVVINLGTNDHNFGVTDATFEGTYTTFLRDVRARYPNAILFALRPFGGFKAAPTFNAVNARIAAGDTKLYYVDTTGWVTVGTSDFSDWLHPSDSGHVKIARLLAPHIAKTARWVPPFGDDFNDGNANGWNTHGGSWSVANGQLRVAAHAGAKAVPAGVLFSNGTLDADVTVGTTGNAGLLFRASRLESGPDAYQGYFAGIDQGQVFLGKADNNWTMVATVAMGIAANVPHHLRVVAVGSNLKVYLDDMVTPKINTTDVSYTAGTVGVRTYLADARFDNVTVRAFTRFESSYQGYFLRHREGRGQIDNFLSPAEDAEWRIVPGLANASAISLESVAFPGTFLRHRNGQLWLDPNDGSALFQADATWWWRPGQARSSLTSLESYNFPGNYIRHRGGLLYSEPLSTALDRADATFRE; translated from the coding sequence ATGACAAGACACTTCGCGAGACATGTTCTCACCCCCCTGCTGATGGCGCTCTGGGTCGGCATTCTCTCCGGGTTCGTGAGGGGTCCCGTGGCGAATGCGGCCACGGGGGACGGCTCTCCCTCCGACTCCAACATCCGCTACGTGGGCCGGTGGGACACGTCGAACGCGTCGATCGCTCGCAGTTACTGGTCGGGGGCCTACTTCCGGGTGGGCTTCACGGGTACGACCGTGCAACTGCGCCTGGCGGCCGCCGCCAACTTCTTCGTCAGCATCGACGGCGGGGCGGATGTCGCCTTCTCGGGCTCGGGCACCATCAATCTCACCCCGACGCCCCTGGCCGCGGGCAGCCACACCCTGCGCGTCACGTCCCGCTCCGAGGTGGAGGTGTTGCAGTTCCAGGGCTTGGTGTTGAGCGGCGGGGCCACCACCCTGGCGCCCCAGGCCCGGAGCCGGCGGATCGAGTTCATCGGGGACTCGATCACCGCGGGCTGCTGCGCCCTGAGCAAGGTCATCCTGAGTGACTACGCGTGGCTGGTGGGCGAGGCGCTCAACGCGGAGCACACCCAGGTCGCCTACTCCGGCATCTGCCTGCGGAACGGCGTGGCCTGCTCGTCGCCGAACAGCCTGGGCATGAGCACCCAGTTCTTCAAGTTGCAGACGGTGCAGTACCCGTCCTCGCCCGCGTGGGACTTCACCCGCTACCAGCCAGACGCGGTGGTCATCAACCTGGGCACCAATGACCACAACTTCGGCGTCACCGATGCCACCTTCGAGGGCACGTACACCACCTTCCTGCGGGACGTGCGGGCCAGGTACCCCAACGCCATCCTCTTCGCGCTGCGGCCCTTTGGCGGCTTCAAGGCCGCTCCCACGTTCAACGCCGTCAACGCGCGCATCGCCGCCGGGGACACGAAGCTCTACTACGTGGACACCACGGGCTGGGTGACGGTGGGCACCTCGGACTTCTCGGACTGGCTGCACCCGTCCGACAGCGGCCACGTGAAGATCGCCCGGCTGCTGGCGCCCCACATCGCCAAGACGGCGCGGTGGGTGCCGCCGTTCGGCGATGACTTCAACGACGGCAACGCGAACGGGTGGAACACCCACGGCGGAAGCTGGAGCGTGGCGAACGGTCAGCTGCGCGTCGCGGCCCACGCGGGCGCCAAGGCCGTGCCCGCCGGCGTGCTCTTCTCCAACGGCACGCTCGATGCCGACGTCACGGTGGGCACCACGGGCAACGCGGGGCTGCTGTTTCGGGCCAGCCGGCTGGAGAGCGGGCCGGATGCCTACCAGGGCTACTTCGCCGGCATCGATCAGGGCCAGGTGTTCCTGGGCAAGGCGGACAACAACTGGACCATGGTGGCCACGGTCGCGATGGGCATCGCCGCCAACGTGCCTCACCACCTGCGCGTGGTGGCCGTGGGCTCCAACCTCAAGGTCTACCTGGATGACATGGTCACGCCGAAGATCAACACGACGGATGTCTCGTACACGGCGGGGACGGTGGGCGTGAGGACCTACCTGGCCGATGCCCGGTTCGACAACGTGACGGTGCGCGCCTTCACCCGTTTCGAGTCGTCCTACCAGGGCTACTTCCTCCGGCACCGGGAGGGCCGGGGTCAGATCGACAACTTCTTGTCTCCCGCCGAGGACGCCGAGTGGCGGATCGTCCCGGGTCTGGCCAACGCGTCGGCCATCTCGCTGGAGTCCGTCGCCTTCCCGGGCACCTTCCTGCGCCACCGCAACGGGCAGCTGTGGCTGGATCCCAACGATGGCTCCGCCCTGTTCCAAGCGGACGCCACCTGGTGGTGGCGGCCGGGACAGGCGAGATCGAGCCTGACGTCGCTCGAGTCCTACAACTTCCCGGGCAACTACATCCGGCACCGAGGCGGCCTGCTCTACAGCGAGCCGCTCTCCACGGCGCTGGACCGCGCTGACGCGACGTTCCGGGAGTAG